GGTGTGGCTGAAAAGTATTTTGCTCACATTGCTGATGCAACCGGTTTTGAATCGGTGCTCACCCCAGTAGACCTTGGGGTGATTGCCTACCTTCAGGTCAATAATCAAGACCTCTTCGACGCAATCGACACCCTGGTAGACAACATCAAACCCGGTGGTCACCTGTTTGGCGTCTGGCACGCCCGTGAGAATCTGGTCGAGGGTTTTGGGGGACCGCAGGACCCAAGTGTCTTGCCAACTGCCAGTGAAGTTCGCGAATTTCTAGAGACACTGCCCGTTGAGATTGAAACTCTCGAAAACTTTGAGGGTCAAATTCAGACTCGTGATGGACTCAAGCCATCGACCACACTTGTTCTTATGGCCAAGCGCCTCTAGTAGGCACTGCTAAGCAGTAAACTCAAGGTATCAACTGCCCTGGGAGCTTCAATTGACGCGTGAATACAAGATTGCCGTAATCGGTGGGGATGGCATTGGGCCTGAAGTCACCAAAATTGCTTTGGAAGCAATGAACCGAGCCACCGCTGGTTCGGGAGTTGAGTTCAAAACCACAGAGTTTGACCTAGGCGCCCGCCGCTATCTTGCCAACGGTGAGACCTTGACCGATGCAGATATGGCCTCGCTCAAAGAGCACGACGCAATTCTTCTTGGTGCCATCGGTGACCCAAAAGTGCCATCAGGCGTGCTTGAGCGTCAGCTGCTGCTAAAGCTCCGTTTTTCTTTTGATCACTTCGTCAACCTTCGCCCAACCAAGATCTACCCCGGTGTGGTTAGTCCACTTGCCGACCCGGGCAAAGTCGACTTTGTTGTGGTTCGTGAAGGAACCGAAGGTCCGTACGTTGGCAACGGTGGCGCTATCCGCGTTGGCACTCCAGCTGAGGTAGCTAACGAGGTCTCGGTGAACACCGCCTACGGTGTAGAGCGCCTGGTTCGCTACGCCTTCGAATTGGCATCGACCCGCGACCGTAAAAAAATCACTTTGGTGCACAAGCACAACGTTTTGGTTCACGCCGGTTGGTTGTGGCAGCGCACCGTTAACAAGGTTGCCGAAGAATTCCCAGGTGTAACCCACGATTACCTGCACATCGATGCCGCAACTATTTTTATGGTCACCGACCCTGAGCGCTTTGATGTTATTGTCACCGACAACCTATTCGGCGACATCATCACCGACTTGGCTGCTGCCATCGGTGGAGGTATTGGTCTGGGTGCTTCCGGAAACATCAACCCGACTGGTGAATTCCCAAGCATGTTTGAGCCGGTACACGGTTCCGCTCCAGACATTGCCGGCAAAAACCTTGCCGACCCAACCGCAGCCATTCTCTCGGCTGCAATGTTGCTAAACCACCTAAACAATCCGGTGGCAGCTGCACGAATTGAAAAAGCCGTTGCGGCTGACCTCGCAACTCGCGGCGACCAAAAGCGTTCAACCACCGAGGTAGCCGAGAGCATTTTCGCTCTCCTCTAAACCGCAAGGATTCAAGAAAGTAGCAGATCATGGCCGATCTAAAATTTGAAGTCACCCGCAACCCAAACCCAAAGCCAGATGCAGAGCGCGAGGCCATCTTGGCTGCGCCGGTCTTTGGCGCTAACCTAACTGACCACCAGGTGGTTATTGTCTGGGAGAAGGACAAGGGTTGGCACAGTGCCGAGGTAATTCCTTACGGCCCGATCATGATGGATCCATCGGCTGCTGTCTTGCACTACGGTCAAGAAATCTTTGAAGGTATCAAGGCCTATCGTCACGCCGATGGTTCAATCTGGACCTTCCGCCCAGAGGCTAACGCGGCTCGCCTGCAGCGGTCAGCACACCGCATGGCTTTGCCTGAGCTTCCGGTTGAACTATTTGTTGAATCGCTCCGTCAGCTAATTGCCGTTGATGGCGCCTGGGTTCCGCAGCCGGTTGATGAAAAGACCCTTTACATCCGTCCATTTGAAATTGCTGCCGAAAACTTCTTGGGTGTCCGAGCAGCGCACCGTGCTGAGTACCGCGTTATCGCTTCTCCGGTTGGTCCATACTTCACCGGTGGCCTCAAGCCAGTGTCGATTTGGATTGCCCTTGACTCAGCGCGAGCTGGTCGCCACGGTACCGGTGAGGCCAAGACCGGCGGAAACTATGCTGCCTCACTTCTTGCACAGGGTGAGGGCTACGAAAACGGTTGCTCGCAGGTAATGTTCCTCGATGCCGAATCAGCCACCTACATCGAAGAGCTCGGTGGCATGAACCTTTTCTTCGTCTACAAGGATGGTCACGTTGCCACCCCGGCGCTCGACGGCACAATCCTGCACGGCATCACCCGCGCATCGGTTATCCAGTTGATTAAAGACCGTGGCCTTGAGGTAGAAGAGCGCAAGATTACTCTCGACGAAATTCGCGAGGGCATCAACTGCGGCGAAATCGTTGAGGTGTTTGCCTGCGGTACCGCTGCGGTAATTACACCGATTGGGCAGTTCAAGAGCCGCGAAGAAACCATCGGTTCAGAGTCCAGTGAGCCTGGCCAACTAACTGCAAGTTTGCGTGCCGAACTAACCGGTATTCAGTACGGAACGGTCGAAGACCGCCACGGCTGGATGGTTAAGCTAGCCGACTAGAAAGAAGCCTCATCATGCGCGTTGCCAGATTCAGTTTGAACGGCGAGCCGAAGTTTGGTGTGCTTGACGGGCCTGAGCTGGTTGTTTTGGCAGGGCACCCGCTGGTGAACGGCTACGAGACCACGGGTGAGCGAGTGCCGCTACAAGAGGTCAAGTTGCTGGCGCCAATCATTCCGTCCAAGGTGGTTTGCATCGGTAAGAACTATGCCGACCACGCGGGAGAGTTGGGTCTGGCGCTCAACCCCGAGCCAACTATCTTTTTCAAACCTTCAAGCGCCATCGTCGGCCCAGGTGACCCAATCCAGATTCCGCAGCAGAGTGAGCGCATTGAGCTAGAAGTTGAACTCACTGTGGTGATCGGTCAGATTGCCAAGAATGTCTCAGAGGCAAATGCGCTGGACTACGTGTGGGGTTTCACAATTGCCAACGATGTCACGGCGCGCGACCTGCAATTTAGCGATGACCAGTGGGCTAGATCTAAGGCTTTTGATAGCTTCTGCCCGCTAGGCCCGTGGATTGAAACCGAGTTTGTTCCAGACGGTCAAATTCTTGAAAGTCGCATCGATGGTGAGACCAAGCAACAAGCCTCGATTGATCTGATGATTCACGATGTTCCGAAAATTATTTCTTACGTGAGTCAGAACATGACCCTGCTGCCCGGTGACATTATTTTGACCGGAACCCCAGCCGGAATTGCTCAGATTCAACGCGGAGAGATCATCGAATGTGAGATTGAGGGCATCGGCACCCTGCTGAACCCTGTCGTTTAGCGCCCCGCTGTAGGGCAAGCCGGTCGTTTAGACTGGAGAAACTATGTCTTCAGCCATCACAGCTCCCTTTACCGACGCCACTGGCGCCGATGTCAAAGTTCGATTCTGCCCATCTCCAACCGGTCTACCACACGTTGGC
This portion of the Rhodoluna limnophila genome encodes:
- a CDS encoding fumarylacetoacetate hydrolase family protein, with the protein product MRVARFSLNGEPKFGVLDGPELVVLAGHPLVNGYETTGERVPLQEVKLLAPIIPSKVVCIGKNYADHAGELGLALNPEPTIFFKPSSAIVGPGDPIQIPQQSERIELEVELTVVIGQIAKNVSEANALDYVWGFTIANDVTARDLQFSDDQWARSKAFDSFCPLGPWIETEFVPDGQILESRIDGETKQQASIDLMIHDVPKIISYVSQNMTLLPGDIILTGTPAGIAQIQRGEIIECEIEGIGTLLNPVV
- a CDS encoding class I SAM-dependent methyltransferase, encoding MAMNSEYWDAKFDVPEYIYTKEVNRFVKQFCEHLPAGKMIDLAGGEGRNSVWFAERGWQAENIDFSKKALTKALAFAEERGVAEKYFAHIADATGFESVLTPVDLGVIAYLQVNNQDLFDAIDTLVDNIKPGGHLFGVWHARENLVEGFGGPQDPSVLPTASEVREFLETLPVEIETLENFEGQIQTRDGLKPSTTLVLMAKRL
- a CDS encoding branched-chain amino acid aminotransferase: MADLKFEVTRNPNPKPDAEREAILAAPVFGANLTDHQVVIVWEKDKGWHSAEVIPYGPIMMDPSAAVLHYGQEIFEGIKAYRHADGSIWTFRPEANAARLQRSAHRMALPELPVELFVESLRQLIAVDGAWVPQPVDEKTLYIRPFEIAAENFLGVRAAHRAEYRVIASPVGPYFTGGLKPVSIWIALDSARAGRHGTGEAKTGGNYAASLLAQGEGYENGCSQVMFLDAESATYIEELGGMNLFFVYKDGHVATPALDGTILHGITRASVIQLIKDRGLEVEERKITLDEIREGINCGEIVEVFACGTAAVITPIGQFKSREETIGSESSEPGQLTASLRAELTGIQYGTVEDRHGWMVKLAD
- a CDS encoding 3-isopropylmalate dehydrogenase; the encoded protein is MTREYKIAVIGGDGIGPEVTKIALEAMNRATAGSGVEFKTTEFDLGARRYLANGETLTDADMASLKEHDAILLGAIGDPKVPSGVLERQLLLKLRFSFDHFVNLRPTKIYPGVVSPLADPGKVDFVVVREGTEGPYVGNGGAIRVGTPAEVANEVSVNTAYGVERLVRYAFELASTRDRKKITLVHKHNVLVHAGWLWQRTVNKVAEEFPGVTHDYLHIDAATIFMVTDPERFDVIVTDNLFGDIITDLAAAIGGGIGLGASGNINPTGEFPSMFEPVHGSAPDIAGKNLADPTAAILSAAMLLNHLNNPVAAARIEKAVAADLATRGDQKRSTTEVAESIFALL